In Candidatus Flexicrinis affinis, the following are encoded in one genomic region:
- a CDS encoding NAD(P)-dependent oxidoreductase, which translates to MRVLVTGASGRIGSALADYLKSQGHWVRGFDLVKPSDRLDDALAGSLNDNDALERALDGVEAVAHLAALMAWHPKDLTRLFEINVTGTFQLLSAAKGRGLKRFAFASSGEVYPELNPRSLPITEDHPTLPTSPYGMTKLLGETMVRNLGEQHDIPYVILRFSHTQTADELLDATGPVSGPRFHVNAKIRQLQGMPQTEPVQKTIAALQAVATESEQHYISLNQNGEPFMMGVCDVRDLCKWIALGLTHDAAVGETFNIGGRHSFKFDEAIRYMSRITGLPVREVRLFTTDYRYETSIQKAMDVLGYVPEYDIFKMIDDAATRRVVASV; encoded by the coding sequence ATGCGTGTCCTCGTTACCGGGGCCAGCGGGCGGATCGGTTCCGCGCTGGCCGACTATCTGAAATCGCAGGGCCATTGGGTGCGCGGCTTCGATCTCGTCAAGCCGTCGGACCGACTGGACGACGCCCTCGCAGGCAGCCTCAACGACAACGATGCGCTCGAACGGGCGCTGGACGGGGTCGAGGCGGTCGCGCATCTCGCCGCGCTCATGGCGTGGCATCCGAAGGATCTCACGCGGCTGTTCGAGATCAACGTCACCGGCACGTTTCAACTGCTGTCGGCAGCGAAGGGGCGCGGGCTGAAGCGCTTCGCGTTTGCCAGCTCGGGCGAGGTCTATCCCGAGCTGAACCCGCGCAGCCTGCCGATCACCGAAGACCACCCGACCCTGCCCACCAGCCCGTACGGCATGACCAAACTGCTGGGTGAGACGATGGTGCGCAACCTCGGCGAGCAGCACGACATCCCGTATGTCATCCTGCGCTTCTCGCACACGCAGACGGCTGACGAGCTGCTCGACGCGACCGGGCCTGTTTCCGGCCCACGCTTCCACGTCAACGCCAAGATTCGCCAGCTTCAGGGCATGCCGCAGACCGAGCCGGTGCAGAAGACGATCGCGGCGTTACAGGCCGTAGCCACCGAATCCGAGCAGCACTACATCAGCCTCAACCAGAACGGCGAGCCGTTCATGATGGGCGTGTGCGACGTGCGCGACCTGTGCAAATGGATCGCGCTGGGCCTCACGCATGATGCCGCCGTGGGCGAGACGTTCAACATCGGCGGGCGGCACAGCTTCAAGTTCGACGAGGCGATCCGCTACATGTCGCGGATCACCGGCCTGCCGGTGCGCGAGGTGCGGCTGTTCACCACCGACTACCGCTACGAAACCAGCATCCAGAAGGC
- a CDS encoding carbohydrate ABC transporter permease, with the protein MPPTPLEVDLALKAQARRRHMIAGFGFFVLVVTSTIAVVYPFYWMVMASFTPEGYSLTNAPLLLPDQFSIEAYQSIFAERPLATWLGNTIAITLGGTAIVLPAALLASYSLNRFRFRGRMVFIFLVLLCQLLPASALIVPIFLIFRDFKLIDTTLGVTIAFTTFMLPMAIWVLWGYIQTIPHEFEEAALVDGCNGFQAFIRVTLPLAMPGIAATALFIFLEGWNHYLLAFVLTSNTQQWVISLGLYSFIGQYVIEIEQMMATSVVAALPALVVFAIMQRYLRGGLALGGLKG; encoded by the coding sequence TTGCCGCCCACTCCCCTCGAAGTCGACCTCGCACTCAAGGCGCAAGCTCGCCGCCGCCACATGATCGCCGGTTTCGGCTTCTTCGTGTTGGTGGTGACATCGACCATCGCGGTGGTCTACCCGTTTTACTGGATGGTGATGGCCTCGTTCACACCGGAAGGGTACAGCCTCACCAACGCGCCGCTGCTGCTGCCCGACCAGTTCAGTATCGAAGCCTATCAGTCGATCTTCGCCGAACGCCCGCTGGCGACGTGGCTCGGCAACACCATCGCGATTACGCTCGGCGGGACGGCTATCGTCCTGCCTGCCGCGCTGTTGGCATCCTACAGCCTCAATCGCTTCCGCTTCCGCGGGCGAATGGTTTTCATCTTTCTGGTTTTGTTGTGTCAACTGCTGCCGGCGTCGGCACTGATCGTGCCGATCTTCCTGATCTTCCGGGATTTCAAGCTGATCGACACGACGCTGGGCGTGACGATCGCGTTCACGACATTCATGCTGCCGATGGCGATCTGGGTGTTGTGGGGGTATATCCAAACCATCCCGCACGAATTCGAAGAGGCGGCGCTGGTGGACGGATGCAACGGCTTTCAAGCCTTCATCCGCGTCACCCTTCCGCTGGCGATGCCCGGCATCGCCGCAACGGCGCTGTTCATCTTCCTCGAAGGCTGGAATCACTACCTGTTGGCGTTCGTGCTGACCAGTAACACGCAGCAGTGGGTGATCTCCCTCGGCCTGTATTCGTTCATCGGCCAATACGTGATCGAGATCGAGCAAATGATGGCGACGTCGGTAGTCGCTGCGCTGCCGGCGTTAGTCGTGTTTGCGATTATGCAGCGGTATTTGCGGGGCGGCCTCGCGCTAGGCGGCCTGAAAGGGTAA
- a CDS encoding sugar ABC transporter permease, translating into MTYTLRGRMIPYLLLVPAAIIMVLVIFYPMVYSAEISFTDAQLLRFSQREYVGLENYTRMLNRDDFWTSVTRTLVYTAGTVVISYTVGLFVAVILNQNFRMRWLVRTLMIIPWATPWLVVTLIWFVMFNPQIGPINQVLKGLGVIESGRTWLYSSDTAMLSIIITTSWRLFPAVTLILLASLQSIPAELYEAAEVDGANPRQRFLHITMPSIRTASITMITLLTIWSSKLFTIAWTLTQGGPGDATRVLSVYTYQEAFINNRLGRGSALAMLSFVLSLVLVVTYFVILRRDEKRVET; encoded by the coding sequence GTGACGTACACGCTTCGCGGCAGAATGATCCCGTATCTTCTGCTGGTGCCGGCGGCCATTATCATGGTGCTGGTCATCTTCTATCCGATGGTGTACAGCGCAGAGATCAGCTTTACGGATGCGCAGCTCTTGCGCTTCTCGCAGCGAGAATACGTCGGCCTCGAAAACTACACGCGCATGCTGAACCGCGACGACTTTTGGACGTCGGTTACGCGTACGCTGGTGTATACGGCCGGCACGGTGGTTATCAGCTACACCGTCGGATTGTTCGTCGCGGTCATCCTGAATCAGAACTTCCGCATGCGGTGGCTGGTGCGTACGTTGATGATCATCCCGTGGGCAACACCGTGGCTGGTCGTCACGCTGATCTGGTTCGTCATGTTCAACCCGCAGATCGGGCCGATCAATCAGGTTCTGAAAGGGCTTGGGGTCATCGAATCCGGCCGAACATGGTTGTATTCGTCCGACACGGCCATGCTCAGCATCATCATCACGACGAGCTGGCGGCTGTTCCCTGCCGTCACGCTGATCCTGCTGGCGAGCCTGCAGAGCATCCCGGCCGAGCTGTACGAGGCGGCCGAGGTCGATGGGGCCAACCCCCGCCAGCGTTTCCTGCACATCACGATGCCGTCGATCCGTACGGCCAGCATCACGATGATCACGCTGCTGACGATCTGGTCGTCCAAGCTGTTCACGATCGCATGGACGCTGACGCAGGGCGGCCCGGGCGATGCGACGCGCGTGCTGTCGGTCTACACGTATCAAGAGGCGTTCATCAACAACCGTCTCGGGCGCGGTTCGGCCTTGGCGATGCTGTCGTTCGTGCTGAGCTTGGTGCTGGTCGTGACCTACTTCGTCATCCTGCGCCGCGACGAGAAGAGGGTTGAAACATGA
- a CDS encoding sugar ABC transporter substrate-binding protein: MKRRLIVVVALLSLIAVFSVSAQDDPVTLRLASWQWEDPAYLPFWEGTTDAFMEANPNVTIERFAFPIDQLWNQINLQVAAGTPPELLEVTGFNVFEYMNLGVLAPLNDCFAGTDIVEKVDGQDSYAVDEEGNIYALNLSARTLALWVNKPMFEAAGVEIPTNFEEFKAAAIALTNPANEEFGLVLTNTAHSRFYESVLDMVVGYGGHWTKDGQPAFTEPEVIQGVQFFKDLFDAGVMPIGVDGAPSQYAFFNSGKVAMTIDGPWYWAVVSEQNPELAANVEIHRIPTDSGLPTGGPNNLIGIAAGLDDETFAVACEYIKSIATTEWGQVWTNSSGTINPVEGSVSEGYLGDNPWFAFFAEDLANYVPVAAPGLEIYHGSLQSMINNKLVEVMYDDKPVEEAMAELQEEVEEFLEDQM, translated from the coding sequence ATGAAGCGCCGTCTGATTGTTGTCGTCGCACTTTTGAGCCTAATTGCCGTGTTCTCCGTCTCTGCACAGGACGACCCGGTGACCCTCCGTTTAGCTTCGTGGCAGTGGGAAGATCCCGCCTACCTGCCGTTCTGGGAAGGCACCACTGATGCCTTCATGGAAGCCAATCCGAACGTCACGATCGAGCGCTTTGCGTTCCCGATCGACCAACTTTGGAACCAGATCAACTTGCAGGTTGCTGCAGGCACCCCACCCGAGCTGCTTGAGGTCACCGGCTTCAACGTGTTCGAGTACATGAACCTCGGCGTGCTGGCCCCGCTGAACGACTGCTTCGCCGGCACCGACATCGTCGAGAAGGTCGACGGACAGGACAGCTATGCCGTCGATGAAGAGGGCAACATCTATGCGCTGAACCTGTCGGCCCGCACGCTCGCGTTGTGGGTCAACAAGCCAATGTTCGAAGCCGCCGGCGTTGAAATCCCGACGAACTTCGAAGAGTTCAAGGCCGCGGCCATCGCGCTGACGAACCCCGCCAACGAAGAGTTCGGCCTCGTGCTGACCAACACTGCGCACTCGCGCTTCTACGAGTCGGTGCTCGACATGGTGGTCGGCTATGGCGGCCACTGGACGAAGGACGGACAACCCGCGTTCACCGAACCTGAGGTCATTCAGGGCGTGCAGTTCTTCAAGGATCTCTTCGATGCCGGCGTAATGCCGATCGGCGTCGACGGCGCGCCGTCGCAGTATGCGTTCTTTAACAGCGGCAAGGTCGCTATGACGATCGACGGCCCGTGGTACTGGGCGGTCGTCAGCGAACAGAATCCGGAACTGGCGGCTAACGTCGAGATCCACCGTATCCCGACCGACAGCGGCTTGCCGACCGGCGGCCCGAACAACCTGATCGGCATCGCCGCCGGCCTCGACGACGAGACGTTTGCAGTGGCGTGCGAGTACATCAAGTCGATCGCCACCACCGAGTGGGGGCAGGTCTGGACCAACAGCAGCGGCACGATCAACCCGGTCGAAGGCTCCGTCTCCGAAGGCTATCTGGGCGACAACCCGTGGTTCGCCTTCTTCGCCGAAGACCTCGCCAATTACGTGCCGGTTGCCGCGCCGGGCCTCGAGATCTACCACGGCAGTCTGCAATCCATGATCAACAACAAGCTGGTTGAGGTCATGTATGACGACAAGCCGGTCGAAGAGGCGATGGCCGAGCTTCAGGAAGAAGTAGAGGAATTCCTCGAAGACCAGATGTAA